GACTGCCAAAACAGCTGATAATCCTTACTATACAAAGAGCGGTCTTGTATCTCCAGGTTTGCTACATGCCGGTTTATGAGCTGCGACTGCATTATCTTACACACGACCAGTCCCGCTGGAAATATCCACCACTCACTTTCACCCCTGCATCCCCCCAAAACACATCATAAACCCAATAGACCAAAACGTAAGATTGACAAAAGTATTCCTTTGTAGTGATACTCACATGTTTATATTCCACGGCTGAAATGGGATTTTCTTGCTTGCTGATGATTCGCTGTTATAATGAACATATCCGCAGAGGAAAGCAACAAACTGTCACAGAACCAAAAAACTTGTCAAATAACGTTAAGACATGTAACATCTTCTAAAGAATCAACACCTACTGATATAACTGTTAAAATCCATCCTCATGTGACAGAAGTTCACATTTGCATTTGTAATCGAAACAAGTTATCAACAACaaaagaacaagaacaaaaagaaCTTACCACATTAACCAAGGACATGATATTCCACAAAGCGTAAACACGTGCTAAGCCAGCAGAGCGTCTGGGTCCATGACTGAATAAGGCATTGATCCCAGCGGGGAATGGCAAAAGCAAGCCGAGAGGTAATATAGACAAAGCCAAAAGTACATCCACCAACGAAATCGAATACAGCTGGAGCAGGGTGAGCAAGACTAGACTAAAATCTCCTAGAAGTATCATCGATATAACTAAGCCAACCATATCCTGTAATATCACAAAAAGATAACATAGGGAagagaaattaaaattattgaaaagtTGGACGGCACAACATATAATAagacattcatattataagGATTTTGATTGGAGAGGTACCTGGTGACCCACAGGTTTCGTGTTGTGAACTAAGAAAGAGAGAAGGAAAAACatatctctcttctctttcagaCTCGGTAAGCTGTCAAGGTCGATTATTCCTCCGTAGTTCTTTCTTCGCGTTGTATTATCCTCAGCGTTTGTGTGGTTTTGATTGTAGAGCATAGTCTCTCTTAAATGTGCCGGAGAATTCTCTTTATGTACAGTCACACCGAAACTAAAGATTACAAGAATAAGACATCAAAACCCCGCATAACTAAAGATAAGTGTATAACGGAAACATGCTTAAGTGTGTGACATAAGCAAAAAACAACCTTAAACTTCTAAAGTGATCATCTTATTTATCTAGAATCCTCaagttcatattttatattcaacTCAAGACAATACAGCGCATTCAGAAGAAAGAATGGTATCATGACTGTTGTCACTAAAATTGACCGTATGAAAGGATGTAATTTCTCATTTATTTACCGTGGCTGGATCTCAGTCCATGATGTTTCACTGACAGACTGAGGTGATGTTGGTTCACAATCCTCATCAGCATGAATCAAGAGACCGTATTGGTAGTAACCACAAGCTGTGGTCTGGAACCAGGCTAGATCAACCCGTATGCCATGTGTTTCCAGAGCAGGATTAGCATGAGTTTCTAACCATCTCAGAACAGAAAGAAACGTTGATCTCAGACGCCCACGGCGAACAAGGCGCAATTGAGCATTCACACCAGCCACCAGTCTGTACCAAGTAGTGGGAGGAACGAGCTGGGAAAAATAAACAATGACAAAAATCAGTACAACCTATAACATGGCAGCTAAAACTGCTTTTCGTTAACTAAGGAACCAACCTGACTCATCAGGCTAGTAAGAATGTTGTCATTTTGAAGTGAGAAAGGAGCCATGTAACTGCCATCACCACCAAACAATATGGGCATTGGAAACCTTTGGTGAATCCCAGGTGGAAGGTCTGTCCTTTTCTCATCCCCGCCAAGGAAGAAATCCAGATATGCAAGCATCAAATCGGGGGTGGCAGCGACCTAAATTTGGGGAAAAAGAGTATGAATACCAACGATTAAGACAACAAATCCTTGTAAAACGAATCAGAGATTCTGAAAAATCTGTAGTCCTGTTAAGCAGTTATGAGATCAAATAAATCCCACAAAAGTTACCTTCAGGCCCTCGTATAAAGCGCGGGAGCGACAGGAGCGCAAACAGGAATGATCATACTCTGAACGTACAAACTCACGCAATTTTTGCAACTTCAACTTCCGCCGCCATTGCTGCCATGACCACGCAAGCGGATATGCAACCACCGAAAGAATACTATATATTGCACCTTCCCACCATTGATATGCAGCTATAGAGTTGATTTCGTCGACAAACGTGTTAAATGCAGCCTCGTATCTAAAGAACCAAAACCAAGAAGGGCAACTTATTTAGATAACTATAGAcaaaacaatgaaacacaatTCGCAATAAACCAGGCAATAAAGAAGAAACAACTAACACTATCTCTTTTATCTCTTCTGGGGGAATATGCGAGAGATGCCATGGCTCACTGAATGTATTAGGACCCATGAAGTACATTCTATGCACATGACTCTGTGATTGCTCTGCTCTATTTGTTTCCAACACCTGAAAAAAGGAACAGCATTATAATCAATAACACTGTATTATAAGGAATATTTTGCAGGTTCTTTTGCTCAGTTATGTCTGCTAGCCATATATTAGTTGCATCCcagaaaatacataaatcatTCTTCATTTGCTTCCAGAAAGTACGACAACCAAACAATTTTGGATCTAATGTTCGAAGACAAAGAAAATCATCTAACCTCATTCAGTGATTCAAGGAAAGGGAAGGAATGATCTATTTGAGAGCCATGATGCGTGGGTGCTGGGCCAGGTAAATCATCAACTCCAACAAATTTCATCCGTGCAACACTAAGTACAAGTGCTAATAGGATGAGGAGACCCATCAGAAGAAGACCAAACAACCAAGGCCCACCAAATGTGTAAATTAACTCCTCCAGAGCGGTGTAACAGTGTGGCATGTGATACCTTTCCGATATGCATCGATATGGACATGGTGTCTCAGAAACACCACCTGTTATTAAGCATAGAAATTCCAAGGTTTATAGTTGAGACATAAACATGTTCGGCACCGATTTACAGGCACAGAATGAGTAAGCAAAATTATTCATAACCGTGggaaataaaaagtaaaaagtttaggcttggTAGTTGAACGGGAAACAAAACTTATATCACCCAAAAATAGGAATTTTTTATAGCATATATGTAATATACAAGAGCTCCAGATTTATGCGAAAGGCTATTTATACCTCGAACTGGGACGTAGACAGCACGAGATGGAAGTTCATCAACGGGACAAGGAAGGCAAAGAGACCTGTCAGATCCAGTAACATTCTTGAATGTACCAGATGGACATTCCTGGAGAAAGAGTAGAATTGTGAATATAATGAGAACTACATTAATAATTCAATCGTAATAAGGGAACAAAAGACAAATAGAAAATTTCAGCCCTGATATTATAGAGCAGGAAAATGTTGAGCAAAGTTTTTCTAACCTTGCAAAATATACCGTGGAGTCCCTTTGGACAAGGCTTCCCAGTTATGGTGCCATTTTTACCGTGAAAACCATCATCTACTGCCGCTCCCCCCCTAcaattacaaaaagaaacagTGTGTTAATGCGACAGGCTGGAAAGCGATATCAAATAATAGCGTAGAAGTGTTAAATGCAGTCAATGACGGGAAAACATACTAATGCCATGGAAAACTGGTCAAAGATATGGGAATGCACAGGTATTTAGAGGACAGACCTTGCATGGATTATTCCTTTTACACTAGCAATAGGTTGGTATATGTCCCCAGTGGGAATGTTTGACCAATGAAAATGGATCCTCCCAcctccgccaccaccaccaccagcagGACTGCCTGACCCACCACCACTTGAGAGAAGAGACGACTCTCCCAAAATAAGATAACGCAGGAACAAAAGAACTGTTCCGCCAGAACCACCACCAGGTGCTACAACAGAACCATTTTCATCTCTGCTCGAACGTTTGACACTTTCTCCATCAGCCCTAATTGACCCTTCAAGTGATAAACCAGATAGAGGCTGCTCCATTGAACCAATCACTGACCAGATTCAAAGGCAAAGAAAGAACATGTTAAACGGTATCATCATGAATGCTAAAGCTTTCATGGCAACTACATGCATGCACAACAGTGTATGGCCTAAACCATGACAAGCTTCTACAATGTTAACTACCTATGAATCATAAACTTGtaacaaataacaaaatacaaTTCGCCAAATATATTCGACACACGAAATACGAATAGTCAGCAGTCTACATCATACATTTTGCATCAAATTCCTATGACAACACAGCCTAATCTCTCAAGTTTAATAGaactccaaaatcatcaaaatctCAGACATTTCATACCTACAATACCACCACCAGAAGATGAATAGTCCGGGCTATAATCGCCACTTCCACTGCCAAGCTCGCAAGGGAGTTCTGCATTTCCATACGTAATTCCACCTTCAACACAACTGTTATTGTAACATACACGGCCACCTTTACCGCCATGCCCACCACCACTACCAAAGCCATTTCCAAGCAATTTACCTTCACCTACACCACCTCTACAACCTGTGataacacaaaaaaattgcATAAGTGTGATGCTAAAAACacactaaaaagtataagaACATATCTTCTTTCTCCCTATGAATGGGTAGCAcctaatatattataattaggGAGTAAGCCAAGGACATGCCCATACGAAATGTAGAGGATGCGCGatcaaaacaaaatccaaaGGGAAAATAGTTATTGTTACCCATTCCACTGGCACTAATCTCTCCAGAAGGTTCAAGGGTTACTGTTTTTGCACGGTGGAAATGAACTACTGATCCTTTGATGAAACCTTCGACGATAATATCCTCAACGCGGCATAtctagaaagaaagaaacgtTATCAGAATTTTCATGCTAGAGCATGCGAGTTTAAACACAGCAGAAATACCTGTAGCGTAAAGGATAGAGAAGAATTAACATTGCAATCCTCTGGAGGATGCAGTAGCTCATAGGGGCAATCTTGCCGATCACAATAGAGCTTTGGCGTACTGCAAAGAATGAGAGTTTAATTATTGTCAGCTGATATTATCTTCGAAGACTATGGAATCAAACTAAGCATAATAAGGCATTTCCCATAAACTTACACAGCATCTCGGGATGCATTCTGTAGAGGACCACGCAAAATAGATCCAGGCCCAACCTACAattttgaggaaaaaaaaagtcattatctCCTGAACTGCCACATCAAGCACCTTTtgacatttattatttaaaaactaatatgGCCTCTAAAGGAGACCGATTGTCAAACTATGCCTGTTTCATTGCATTTTCGTAGCTATAAACACCACCGACTATTTTTCATCAGCATAGAATAGTATCTGATGCAGGAATGTCATTAAAATAAGCACTAGGAATCCACTTACATAAATCTGGTAAAACAGTGACAAAACAAGCCGTTGTGCTTCAATCGAATCCCCTGGTCCAGTTAGGTTCAGGAGACCTTGTCCATGGACTCCAAgatttgcatttgaccgaatgaCAGATGATTCCTAATTTAGATTGAGAGGTCAAACAAACAAATTAGATGAAACGGTTTGTCACAAATTATTTGAAGGAGGAAAACAATGATATGAATTTGTGAGTACCCTAAGAACGAATAAATTGCTAGCTTCGAGTATGGAAGTCGAAACAGTTgtatctcctcctcctccatctATATGCAATTCTGAATTCCACATCAAGAACATCTTGACAGTCATGCGTAAAGCCCCATAAACCTGGTACATTCCACAAAGAGTGACGAACAAATGATTTACATGAGAACCAAAATAGAATATGGAATATGAAGAATGGCCAGGCAAACCAAGAATTAAGCAGATAGTAGCACCACAGAAATAATCGTATCTAGCGCAGACGTAGCGCAGACAGACATGATGTTGTATCAGAATTTCTGAAAAGTGGAGAACAATGAATAGACTCACCTTGATAGTGGAATCACTCATTAAGAGTTCTTCGGCCAATAATTCAAATACTGATGTACCATAATGAGCCAATCCGAAGCTCAAAACACCTCCACACAACAAACTAATTTGCCCTTGAACCTGCATATTGAGTATTTGAGTACTATATCATTAACTGTACAAAATAATATGCTGAAAACTGGAAATCCCACTGAATACCTAGATTTTATATACAGAGGCAAGACTAAAATGTACAGAAAAGACACTAGAGTTGCAGAAAAAGGAAACAATATCATTTTATATGAGATCACAAATAGTCCTAGCATTACAACTGTGGAAGGTGATCAAATAGTTGACCTACAAAGCCCATGCACTGGAAATTCACTTTTGAAATACCTGAACACGACTCCATAGCAGAGGACAAGTTGCCCGTGCTTTATCCTGAATATAAACATTGGTCCAAAGAGGCTGGAAGGGGAATTCTAAGAGAAGCGTGTAAGTATCTGTCGTCAGATTGTAGTTGCTAACGAAAAGGCTTCGGGGAACAGCATCGTATAGAGTCCCAGCAGCACCTGAGTTATCTGGACATCCGATACTGTATCCGCCTGCATGTGGTTCATGAAATTGGTTCACATGATTGTCGATGTTAAGCAAGTACGGAAATACTCGCTGGAAACAAAGTAACTAAGTAAAGATCTGAATGTAAATTTTTGCTGTGATGATCTATCAGCTGAGAAAATGGAATTATAGCATGAAACCTATTGGTTCATATTTTAGGACCCAATAAAATTTTGCAACACACAAGTTCTTGAAATGTGGATATATTTACGATGGCCTGAAAAAAACAGTGACTTCCTAGGGAAGAAAATCTAACCATGCACAAAGATCTTTGGGTCATCATGCCTGCTAAAAATATTGACAGATACTcttccaccacctccaccaccgtaACCATTCCCACCACATGCACTAATCTGTCCAATTCCAGTCCTGCACTTCAAATAACAGCAAAGCAGAAGATGCTAACTGAGATCAATTTACCAAGAATCTGAGAATACAAAAGACATGAGGTGTTTCATGTGTACCATACAATAACAAACAGCAAATTTCAGAGAGTTATAAGCAAGATcggaaatatttaaaaatacatatgccGTAAATAAGATGAATTCTTAATCACATCTCCTAATGAGAACAGAGACCCTATAAAGCACTGTCCTAGCATACAATATTCAACCATGAGAGGATCGTGCAACTCTGTTCATTCCTCAAAACTCAACTTGCGCTAGTGATTACGTTCTTAAGATAATCATCTGGACCAAGCAAGTAGTGCTTAATCTAATGCAAATCTTGCCTTCTCTGCTGACTAAAACGACTTAAAAATCCATGGAAAAACAGCATAGAATCGAAAGTACGTTACATCTTATATGCCGTGATGTAGATGCTGCCACCAGACCCACCACCACCTTTAGCTCCTCCATAACCTCCGTCCGCCAAAAGGCTCCCATTAACATCCAAAAACTGCGTAACATTCATCTTCACTCTCCCGCCACCACCTCCCCCATAATCAATCTCCCTACTCGTCGACCCACCTTTACTACCATAACTCCACGGCTCATCCAGAGTCGACCACGAGTACGCATCCCCTCCCCACACATCTTCCGCAAGCTTCTTAGTATCAGTCAAACAACAAGCCCCCCTCCCACCATGCCCTCCACCAGCACCGTCAATCCCCTGCGGCGTCCCGCTAGTCTGCGGCGGAGGGCTCCCAGCCAAACCCGTCGTGTTCACAGCCGATCCATCCGCAAAGCTAGCGTTACCAGCCGAAAGCTCAAAGGTTCCAGCAACAATCGTGGATTCAGCTCCCAGAGAGAAGTTCCCAGAGACATTGATAGCAATAGAGCACCCAGGGATCGAGCAGTGGAACTTAACCCCAGGTAAGATAATGAAATTACCTTTACCAGCTATATACACATCTTTAGTAAGATTCAGATCGGCGACGATCTTGCAGGTAGTATCCAAAAACCCAACGCCGCCGAGATCCTCGCTGCAGGACACCGAGGGCCCGTGCGgaggcggcggcggcggagcAGGAGGCGAGTAATCCTGGTGGAAAAGCAGCGACTCTGAATCCGAATCCGGGTCTGGACCCGAATCGAAACCCGGATTGGGCTCGACAATGGCGAATCGGTAGCTTGAGCTAGGGTTTACGGCAAAAACCGCAACAGctacgaagaagaagaggaattgAAATCGAGCCATCTAGTAGTTTCGTCAACAGTCATCACAGACGAAGTATAGTGAGGTTTTCGATTCGATCCCAATTCGGATCATTGAGCTTAGGGTTGACGCGTAATTGAAAACCCAGAGACCCAATTAAACACACGCGCCTATGCAGAATGTGTGTGCATGTGTATGTATAGTCGTCTTGCTCGAGAAGATTTGGAGAAAAAAGCGTATAAACCCCCACACCGAAAACTGCTCTTGTAGAGAGAGAAATGTTGATTTTTCCTTGCTCgggtagagagagaaagagagagggaagagaGAGCTCTTACAGGTTGGAACGGAGAGTAGTTACGTTCAGGTGCGTGCGGCCTCACCGTAGTCGCGAAGAAATCAGCTAAATCTTTCTTTTGGATATAGCAAATCGTATTTTGCCACGTCATTCCTTAGATTGGTCTCGAAGGTAAATGCTACTCTGTGTTGTGGTTCACATACAACTGGAAGTGTCAGGTGAATATTTATTTCACTAACTATCGAATAGGAGTGTGACGTCTGTCATATCACGTTTTATTTACTCTCTTTGCTGTGTAACTAACGGTGTTCAGATTGGGCTCGATAGGCCCTGATTCCTATGGAGTTTTATGGACACGTGCTAAGCTGGAGTGTGAGTGTTCAACTTTgagaaacagaaaaagaaagtCGTGTGAgtcaaaaaataacaaatctgGCTGGCCCAATACCAATAGAAAGCTAACGGCATTATCAATTCAAGACccaatttttatttaacaaatcCAGATTCAcgttttttatcaaaatatttatattggtgTGTATGAACAACAGCTACAGCTTCAAAGtatatgaaaaatacaaatttaactTTAGTGATGAGGATATGTATTACATGGATCACATGGCTTATGGACATTCTACATGTTCAAAGTAAGAAATTGCGATCAGAAAAGACCAATTTGAATCTGTGGGATACATTCTAAAATGCAATGTGGCGTGACTCATCACAAGGCATCTCTGCTGCTGCGTACTACTCAGGGTGGTCGCAGGATCCGGGCTCGGTAAAACCGGACTATACATACAGTGCACAGCAACAACAAAAACCTGAAATCTC
The window above is part of the Brassica napus cultivar Da-Ae chromosome C3, Da-Ae, whole genome shotgun sequence genome. Proteins encoded here:
- the LOC106358525 gene encoding uncharacterized protein LOC106358525, with the translated sequence MARFQFLFFFVAVAVFAVNPSSSYRFAIVEPNPGFDSGPDPDSDSESLLFHQDYSPPAPPPPPPHGPSVSCSEDLGGVGFLDTTCKIVADLNLTKDVYIAGKGNFIILPGVKFHCSIPGCSIAINVSGNFSLGAESTIVAGTFELSAGNASFADGSAVNTTGLAGSPPPQTSGTPQGIDGAGGGHGGRGACCLTDTKKLAEDVWGGDAYSWSTLDEPWSYGSKGGSTSREIDYGGGGGGRVKMNVTQFLDVNGSLLADGGYGGAKGGGGSGGSIYITAYKMTGIGQISACGGNGYGGGGGGRVSVNIFSRHDDPKIFVHGGYSIGCPDNSGAAGTLYDAVPRSLFVSNYNLTTDTYTLLLEFPFQPLWTNVYIQDKARATCPLLWSRVQVQGQISLLCGGVLSFGLAHYGTSVFELLAEELLMSDSTIKVYGALRMTVKMFLMWNSELHIDGGGGDTTVSTSILEASNLFVLRESSVIRSNANLGVHGQGLLNLTGPGDSIEAQRLVLSLFYQIYVGPGSILRGPLQNASRDAVTPKLYCDRQDCPYELLHPPEDCNVNSSLSFTLQICRVEDIIVEGFIKGSVVHFHRAKTVTLEPSGEISASGMGCRGGVGEGKLLGNGFGSGGGHGGKGGRVCYNNSCVEGGITYGNAELPCELGSGSGDYSPDYSSSGGGIVVIGSMEQPLSGLSLEGSIRADGESVKRSSRDENGSVVAPGGGSGGTVLLFLRYLILGESSLLSSGGGSGSPAGGGGGGGGRIHFHWSNIPTGDIYQPIASVKGIIHARGGAAVDDGFHGKNGTITGKPCPKGLHGIFCKECPSGTFKNVTGSDRSLCLPCPVDELPSRAVYVPVRGGVSETPCPYRCISERYHMPHCYTALEELIYTFGGPWLFGLLLMGLLILLALVLSVARMKFVGVDDLPGPAPTHHGSQIDHSFPFLESLNEVLETNRAEQSQSHVHRMYFMGPNTFSEPWHLSHIPPEEIKEIVYEAAFNTFVDEINSIAAYQWWEGAIYSILSVVAYPLAWSWQQWRRKLKLQKLREFVRSEYDHSCLRSCRSRALYEGLKVAATPDLMLAYLDFFLGGDEKRTDLPPGIHQRFPMPILFGGDGSYMAPFSLQNDNILTSLMSQLVPPTTWYRLVAGVNAQLRLVRRGRLRSTFLSVLRWLETHANPALETHGIRVDLAWFQTTACGYYQYGLLIHADEDCEPTSPQSVSETSWTEIQPRFGVTVHKENSPAHLRETMLYNQNHTNAEDNTTRRKNYGGIIDLDSLPSLKEKRDMFFLLSFLVHNTKPVGHQDMVGLVISMILLGDFSLVLLTLLQLYSISLVDVLLALSILPLGLLLPFPAGINALFSHGPRRSAGLARVYALWNIMSLVNVFVAFLCGYVHYNSESSASKKIPFQPWNINMGESEWWIFPAGLVVCKIMQSQLINRHVANLEIQDRSLYSKDYQLFWQS